In one Juglans regia cultivar Chandler chromosome 11, Walnut 2.0, whole genome shotgun sequence genomic region, the following are encoded:
- the LOC108992203 gene encoding probable sugar phosphate/phosphate translocator At5g25400, translating into MGKGGASGDSVGRKICKSYTYVFIWIVLSFSVIVYNKYILDKKLYNWPFPISLTMIHMAFCASIAFLLVRVLRLVEPVSMSRELYLSSVVPIGALYSLSLWLSNSAYIYLSVSFIQMLKALMPVAVYSIGILFKKESFKPNTMANMLSISLGVAIAAYGEAKFDSWGVILQLGAVAFEATRLVMIQILLTSKGISLNPITSLYYVAPCCFVFLSVPWIFVEYPLLKDSSSFHFDFFTFGTNSLCAFALNLAVFLLVGKTSALTMNVAGVVKDWLLIAFSWSVIKDMVTPINLFGYFLAFLGVAYYNHSKLQALKAKEAQKKAAQVDEEAGRLLEEREEDGLGKKSELQN; encoded by the coding sequence ATGGGCAAGGGCGGCGCTTCAGGCGACAGCGTCGGCAGGAAGATCTGTAAGTCTTACACCTATGTTTTCATCTGGATCGTCCTCAGCTTTTCGGTGATCGTATACAACAAGTACATTCTGGACAAGAAGTTGTACAACTGGCCCTTCCCAATTTCCCTTACCATGATCCACATGGCCTTCTGCGCTTCCATCGCCTTCCTCCTCGTCCGCGTCCTCCGCCTCGTCGAGCCCGTCTCCATGTCCCGCGAACTTTATCTCTCCTCCGTCGTCCCCATCGGTGCACTctactccctctctctctggcTTTCCAACTCCGCCTACATCTACCTCTCCGTCTCCTTCATCCAGATGCTCAAGGCCCTCATGCCCGTCGCCGTCTATTCCATCGGCATCCTCTTCAAGAAAGAGTCCTTCAAGCCCAACACCATGGCCAACATGCTCTCCATCTCCCTCGGCGTCGCCATTGCTGCCTATGGAGAAGCTAAATTCGACTCCTGGGGTGTCATTCTCCAACTGGGTGCCGTGGCTTTCGAAGCCACGAGGCTCGTCATGATCCAAATCTTGCTCACCTCCAAGGGTATCTCCTTGAATCCCATTACCTCCTTGTACTACGTCGCTCCCTGCTGCTTCGTTTTCCTCTCCGTGCCCTGGATCTTCGTGGAGTATCCGTTGTTGAAGGATTCTTCTAGCTTCCACTTCGATTTCTTTACCTTCGGCACCAATTCTCTCTGTGCATTCGCTCTGAATCTCGCGGTGTTTTTGCTGGTGGGAAAGACTTCGGCTTTGACCATGAATGTGGCCGGCGTGGTGAAGGACTGGTTGTTGATCGCGTTTTCGTGGTCGGTCATTAAGGACATGGTGACACCCATTAATTTGTTTGGGTACTTTCTTGCTTTCTTGGGTGTCGCCTATTACAACCACTCGAAATTGCAGGCTCTGAAGGCGAAGGAGGCGCAGAAGAAGGCTGCCCAGGTCGATGAGGAGGCTGGGAGGTTGTTggaagaaagggaagaagaTGGATTGGGAAAGAAGAGCGAATTGCAAAATTGA